The nucleotide window CGCTCGGTCGAGCCCTTTACCCTGCAGCGCGGCGAGGAGCTGACCGGTGTCCCGGCGGAGGCGATCCGCAGCCTGGCACACGCCTACGCCAGCGCCGACCGCGCGCAACTGTGCTGGACGCTGGGCATCACCGAGCATCACAACGCGGTGGACAACGTGCTCGCCCTGATCAACCTCGCGCTGCTCACCGGCCACGTGGGGCGCTACGGCTCCGGTCTCAACCCGTTGCGCGGCCAGAACAACGTGCAGGGCGGCGGCGACATGGGCGCCCTGCCCAACAAGCTGCCCGGCTTCCAGGACGTGGAGAACAACACGCTGCGCGCCAGGTTCGAGGCCGCCTGGGGCGTGCCGGTGCCGGCCGCCAACGGCTGGCACCTGTCGCAGATGTTCGAGGCGATGGAGCACGGCGACCTGACCACGCTGTACGTGATCGGCGAGAACCCGGCGCAGTCGGAGGCGGACGGCGAGCGTGCGCGCAGCCTGCTCGGCGGGCTCGACTGCCTCATCGTGCAGGATATCTTCCTTACCCGCACCGCCGGGATGGCGGACGTGGTGCTGCCGGCGGCGGCCTCCTGGGCGGAGTCGGAAGGCACCGTGACCAGCAGCGAGCGGCGCGTGCAGCGGGTGCGCAAGGCACTGTCGCCCCCCGGCGGGGCGCGCGATGACATGGCGATCCTGTGCGAGCTCGCGCGCCGGCTCGGTCACGACTGGGGTGCGCCGACCGCCGAACAGGTGTGGGACGAGTTGCGCTCCCTGTCGCCGATGCACACCGGCATGAGCTACGCACGCCTCGAGGCCATGGGCGGCATTCAGTGGCCGTGTCCGCACGACCGTCACCCGGGTAGCCCGATCCTGCACGACCGCCTGTGGCGGGTTCCGCTGGAAGGACCCGCCGCGCCGTTTCACGCGCTTGAGCACAAACCTCCCGTGGACGTGCTCGACGAGCAGTTCCCGTTGCGTCTGACGACCGGCCGCACCCTCGACTCCTACAACACGGGGGTGCAGACCGGTGGCTTCCGGTCGCCGATTCGCACCGGTGACACCGTCGACATCTGTCCCGAGGATGGCCGCCGGCTCGGCATCGCGGATGGCGAGCGGGTACA belongs to Spirochaetaceae bacterium and includes:
- a CDS encoding molybdopterin-dependent oxidoreductase, with protein sequence MRNSYTRLTEPLVRSDGALRPATWDEALQRAARGIEAARERGPTRSFGLFSCSKATNEMNFLAQKFARVAVGSNNIDSCNRTUHAPSVVGLATVFGAGGGTSSYREVEDTDLIILWGSNARETHPIFFHHVLKGINNGARMMTVDPRRTSSAQWADLWLGLDVGSDVALSNTVAREIIAAGLQNRAFIEHATTGFDAYRRSVEPFTLQRGEELTGVPAEAIRSLAHAYASADRAQLCWTLGITEHHNAVDNVLALINLALLTGHVGRYGSGLNPLRGQNNVQGGGDMGALPNKLPGFQDVENNTLRARFEAAWGVPVPAANGWHLSQMFEAMEHGDLTTLYVIGENPAQSEADGERARSLLGGLDCLIVQDIFLTRTAGMADVVLPAAASWAESEGTVTSSERRVQRVRKALSPPGGARDDMAILCELARRLGHDWGAPTAEQVWDELRSLSPMHTGMSYARLEAMGGIQWPCPHDRHPGSPILHDRLWRVPLEGPAAPFHALEHKPPVDVLDEQFPLRLTTGRTLDSYNTGVQTGGFRSPIRTGDTVDICPEDGRRLGIADGERVQVSSRRGALEVNARYVDGLRPGLVFMTLHFPDRVDTNRLTIDAWDRKSGTAEFKATAIRIDKLAEPAGAAG